From a single Candidatus Izimaplasma bacterium HR1 genomic region:
- a CDS encoding ATP synthase I chain has product MEKNDAFYKSFPFTLITVALVSTILWLVFGKMYGVGFALGGTTSMFMMSMLHRSSKKVVEQDEFQAKRLATRNYFFRYFFYALILLAAGLLDNIDLLTTGIGLFTFKIVFYIVILLEKRRGEDDDVSN; this is encoded by the coding sequence ATGGAAAAGAATGATGCATTTTATAAATCATTTCCCTTTACACTAATAACTGTAGCTTTAGTTTCAACTATTTTATGGTTAGTATTTGGGAAAATGTATGGAGTAGGCTTTGCACTTGGTGGAACAACTAGTATGTTTATGATGAGTATGTTACATCGCTCAAGTAAGAAAGTAGTTGAACAAGATGAATTTCAAGCAAAAAGATTAGCAACAAGAAATTACTTCTTTAGATATTTCTTTTATGCTTTGATATTACTAGCAGCAGGGTTACTTGATAATATTGATTTATTAACAACAGGTATTGGACTGTTTACATTTAAAATAGTATTCTATATCGTTATATTACTTGAAAAACGAAGAGGTGAAGATGATGACGTTTCTAACTGA
- the atpF gene encoding ATP synthase subunit b codes for MGEFISEFVNESLGFINDLFGGNADRAMQQVGIQVISTLLLFLVVRFFFWNKVTDYLEGRKAAMRQEYDDAKQANENAALKREEAVKELHDLRKSSKGILDEARFRSLEERKDILAKAKLDANKLVDDAHKEIDSQIEKAKKDINDEIVSVATLMAEQIIKKEIDETKHKELIKEISKEVAN; via the coding sequence ATGGGAGAATTTATCTCAGAATTTGTTAATGAATCACTAGGGTTTATTAATGATTTATTTGGAGGAAATGCTGACAGAGCAATGCAACAAGTAGGAATCCAAGTCATTTCAACTTTACTATTATTTTTAGTTGTTAGATTCTTCTTCTGGAACAAAGTAACAGATTACTTAGAAGGAAGAAAAGCAGCAATGAGACAAGAATACGATGATGCTAAACAAGCAAATGAAAACGCAGCTCTAAAAAGAGAAGAAGCGGTAAAAGAACTTCACGATTTACGTAAAAGTTCTAAAGGTATTCTTGATGAAGCAAGATTTCGTAGTTTAGAAGAGCGAAAAGATATTCTCGCAAAAGCTAAACTAGATGCTAATAAATTAGTCGATGATGCTCATAAAGAAATTGATAGTCAAATTGAAAAAGCCAAGAAAGATATTAACGATGAAATTGTTAGTGTAGCTACACTAATGGCTGAACAGATAATTAAGAAAGAAATCGATGAAACGAAACATAAAGAATTAATTAAAGAGATCTCAAAAGAGGTAGCTAATTAA
- the atpB gene encoding ATP synthase subunit a, whose product MMTFLTDFWGGLPNGLQASLFITLVMMVVLVIYGVKVKKLQTSEVPTGFTFILVKLVEMVNDNQRDFFKKHWRTFTPLLFTLLLYLSLANTASLFGLTAPLSNFAVAIGFSVFAFLAIQVSALIIKKPKQRMKDLMDPHWAFTPINLIGEFSTPFAMGLRLFGNLISGSVIAVFIYYILQWGGLLVGPFLHAVFDIFFGVVQAYVYYMLMSIFLSGAVED is encoded by the coding sequence ATGATGACGTTTCTAACTGATTTTTGGGGAGGATTACCTAATGGGTTACAAGCATCGCTATTTATAACACTAGTTATGATGGTTGTTCTTGTTATTTACGGGGTTAAGGTTAAAAAACTACAAACAAGTGAGGTCCCTACAGGATTCACTTTTATCCTAGTTAAACTTGTCGAGATGGTAAATGATAACCAAAGAGATTTCTTTAAAAAACATTGGCGTACATTTACACCGTTATTATTTACATTACTTTTATACTTATCATTAGCAAATACTGCAAGTTTGTTCGGGCTTACTGCACCGCTATCAAACTTTGCTGTAGCAATAGGTTTTAGTGTTTTTGCATTCTTAGCAATTCAGGTGAGTGCATTAATTATTAAGAAACCAAAACAAAGAATGAAAGATTTAATGGACCCACATTGGGCCTTTACACCAATCAACTTGATTGGTGAATTCAGCACACCATTCGCAATGGGATTACGTTTATTTGGTAACCTAATTAGTGGTAGTGTTATCGCAGTATTTATTTACTACATATTACAATGGGGTGGATTATTAGTAGGTCCATTCTTACATGCAGTCTTCGATATCTTCTTCGGAGTTGTTCAAGCGTATGTTTATTACATGCTGATGTCAATCTTCTTAAGTGGCGCAGTAGAAGACTAA
- the atpH gene encoding ATP synthase subunit delta, whose product MSYVAFQYAEALYALALEEKQVDEVLTNFEAFNNAQDEDISKFLNHPKITKKNKKEVVGKAITNSLFKNFVFVLIDNSRIEYLDDCLSEFKVINDNQNKVMNVVVYSKEILAISDLNKLKNNLGMKHNRKVMIKNIVEPSIIGGLRIEYDGQVLDETINNHLLILKNKLTK is encoded by the coding sequence ATGAGTTATGTTGCTTTTCAATATGCTGAAGCATTATATGCTTTAGCACTAGAAGAAAAACAAGTCGATGAAGTATTAACTAACTTTGAAGCATTTAATAATGCTCAAGATGAAGATATTTCTAAATTTCTTAATCATCCTAAAATAACTAAAAAGAATAAAAAAGAAGTTGTTGGTAAAGCAATTACTAACAGTTTATTTAAAAACTTTGTTTTTGTATTAATCGATAATTCACGTATTGAGTACTTAGATGATTGTTTAAGTGAGTTTAAAGTGATAAATGATAATCAAAATAAAGTAATGAATGTCGTCGTGTATTCAAAAGAAATCTTAGCGATTTCTGATTTAAACAAGCTTAAAAACAATTTAGGTATGAAACATAATCGTAAAGTTATGATTAAGAATATTGTTGAACCAAGTATTATTGGCGGACTTCGTATTGAATACGATGGACAAGTCTTAGATGAAACTATCAACAATCATTTACTAATTCTTAAGAATAAGTTAACGAAATAA
- a CDS encoding Putative F0F1-ATPase subunit — protein sequence MKQKKAIEQLAVVSGFAFTMIVIIGVCVFLGIKLDDLASTSPLFTIIFSVFGIFAGIFNLIRSVSKMED from the coding sequence ATGAAACAAAAAAAAGCAATAGAACAACTAGCAGTTGTTAGTGGGTTTGCTTTTACGATGATTGTGATAATCGGGGTTTGTGTATTTCTAGGAATCAAACTTGATGACCTAGCAAGTACTAGTCCTCTATTTACAATCATCTTTAGTGTCTTTGGTATATTTGCGGGTATCTTTAACTTAATCCGTAGTGTATCAAAAATGGAGGACTAA
- the upp gene encoding Uracil phosphoribosyltransferase — translation MAKVKVLNHPLIDHKMSIIRNKETDTKKFRENVNEIGSLITYEITRDLPLKDVQVETPICVTTCKELSKDVVIVPILRAGLGMVEGIQTIIPTAKVGHVGMYRDEKTLEPHEYYAKFPDEIVTGTVLVVDPMLATGGSASAAITAVKKRGATDIRFVGLVGCPEGVERLNHDHPEVDVYLAALDEKLNEVGYIVPGLGDCGDRLFGTK, via the coding sequence ATGGCAAAAGTAAAGGTTTTAAATCATCCATTAATTGATCATAAAATGTCAATTATTAGAAACAAAGAAACTGATACAAAGAAATTTAGAGAAAACGTGAATGAAATTGGTAGTTTGATTACTTATGAAATTACCCGAGACTTACCTTTAAAAGATGTTCAAGTTGAAACACCTATTTGTGTTACAACTTGTAAAGAATTAAGTAAAGACGTTGTTATTGTTCCAATCTTAAGAGCGGGACTAGGAATGGTTGAAGGGATTCAAACGATTATTCCTACTGCTAAAGTTGGACATGTTGGGATGTATCGTGATGAGAAAACATTAGAACCTCATGAGTACTATGCAAAATTCCCAGATGAAATCGTTACTGGTACTGTTTTGGTTGTTGATCCAATGCTGGCAACTGGTGGTAGTGCGAGTGCAGCGATTACTGCAGTTAAAAAAAGAGGAGCTACTGATATTAGATTTGTTGGATTAGTAGGTTGTCCTGAAGGTGTCGAAAGATTAAACCATGATCATCCCGAAGTTGATGTATATTTAGCAGCTCTTGATGAAAAACTTAATGAAGTGGGATATATTGTTCCTGGACTTGGAGATTGTGGAGATCGTTTATTCGGGACTAAATAA
- the atpE gene encoding ATP synthase subunit c translates to MAEFTEFFAQGMAYIGAGLAVLTGIGPGIGQGYAAGKAVEAIGRQPEAVGSIRTVMITGQALAETTGLYGLLVAFLLIFAT, encoded by the coding sequence ATGGCAGAATTTACAGAATTTTTTGCACAAGGTATGGCTTATATCGGTGCAGGTTTAGCAGTTTTAACAGGGATTGGTCCTGGTATTGGACAAGGTTACGCAGCTGGTAAAGCAGTAGAAGCAATTGGTAGACAACCTGAAGCAGTAGGTAGTATTCGTACTGTAATGATTACAGGGCAAGCATTAGCAGAAACAACAGGTCTTTACGGACTATTAGTAGCATTCTTATTAATCTTTGCTACATAG